A stretch of Oncorhynchus mykiss isolate Arlee chromosome 12, USDA_OmykA_1.1, whole genome shotgun sequence DNA encodes these proteins:
- the pih1d1 gene encoding PIH1 domain-containing protein 1, with amino-acid sequence MEADSSLLSSEMELQQQEELYQQLLIQTMGKMQSENPRDSRVIRPQPGLCVKTFTLPDKRKVFVNICQSAAVPPPPPLSREALVELLESEDPTGYRVPMSIGEAHTEVDNNSQGCTAYDVVISEAFFQKCQKDPLFQQFLIAVSLEGLENKYNLELSRDWKVLKNRKFLGSVNEQNIRTKSKPVIQEIEPKDTRTAPEPAKRPEFCLLVEPPVGDPEFLIAEIQLPGVASSLSLVLDLGEDRLVLNARPSLFHLDCFIPFFIDQESSVAQYNTNTQILTVTMPVVSS; translated from the exons acAATGGGAAAAATGCAAAGTGAAAATCCTCGTGATTCTAGAGTCATCCGGCCACAGCCTG GTCTGTGTGTGAAGACTTTCACCCTGCCTGATAAACGGAAGGTATTTGTCAACATCTGCCAGTCTGCTGCCGTCCCGCCCCCGCCCCCCCTCTCCAGGGAGGCACTAGTGGAGCTCCTAGAATCAGAAGACCCCACAGGATACAGAGTGCCCATGAGCATCGGAGAGGCCCACACAGAGGTGGACAACA ACTCCCAAGGCTGCACAGCCTACGACGTGGTCATCAGTGAAGCGTTCTTCCAGAaatgccag aaGGATCCTCTATTCCAGCAGTTTCTGATCGCTGTGTCATTGGAGGGGCTGGAGAACAAATACAACCTGGAGCTCAGCCGAG acTGGAAGGTTCTGAAGAACAGGAAGTTTCTGGGCTCTGTGAACGAACAAAATATCCGCACTAAGAGCAAACCTGTGATTCAGGAAATAGAACCCAA GGATACTCGCACAGCGCCAGAACCAGCCAAACG GCCAGAGTTCTGTCTGCTGGTGGAGCCCCCTGTAGGTGATCCAGAGTTTCTGATAGCAGAGATACAGCTGCCTGGAGTG gcctcctctctctccctcgttctggaccttggggaggacaggcttgtcCTGAATGCCCGGCCCTCCCTCTTTCATCTGGACTGTTTCATTCCCTTCTTCATTGACCAGGAGAGCAGCGTAGCACAGTACAACAccaacacacag ATTCTCACGGTGACAATGCCAGTGGTGTCTTCATGA